Part of the Antedon mediterranea chromosome 6, ecAntMedi1.1, whole genome shotgun sequence genome, aaaagtgtgatgtacccaaatatggtagttataatgcttcatcatgtccatataagggcacatcacatatttttttggcacataaagtttgatagtgtagaaaatgctttagtgttaaaacatatactttcTCTTTGTTTTCTGAAAGTGTCCTGAATATGGGTGTCCAAAAGGGGGGTCTACTTTATTGTAAATTAGAATGCGACAATTATTTGCAATATTGATATATTTCATACGTTTCATCTTCATCTTCTAGATTTGTTCCCCagttttcttcttcttcttcctcctcctccAATTCATCTTCCTCATCCTCTTCACCCTCCTTCTCATCTTCATCACCATTTTCATCATCTTTGAAATAATCTTTATAATGAAGTTCTCGTGCACTTTGTATATTTGGTTCctgtaatgaaataaaaagccATTTTAAAGACATacactatataaaacatttttctttactatttttatttattattttaagctcaaatcaatattaattaaattattgtttatgaTAGATTAACAAATACAGGATACGTACTAGAACaactaatatttaaattttcaaattggAAACTGTGGGAACAAAGTTGAGTTGACCGTTTAAATACTCACATTATCAAGGTCTAGGCTTCCTTCCTCATCCTCATCATCCGATGGAATATCTTCCCAATAATCTACATCTTCTGAGTCGtcttcttcatcatcttcaATCTTATGTTTCCTTGCTTCTTTAGCATCCTCTATTTCCAGAAATTTCTCCATCTGCGATAACTTAAAGAACTGATCATCAACTATTGAAGGAGTcacttttattttcatttgttgttTAAGATTTTTCTTCTTACTCTTTCTCGTGCTTGTTGATGCttctacaatatcaaaatcaagctcatcttcatcatcatgtTCAACTTCTTGTAGctcttttaatttattatcaaGTAGTTCTTCCTCACTATCAATAAACTCTTCGTCTTCTTCATTAATACTTTCCAACTCTTCCTCATCCTCTCCAGTAATATCTCCACCTTCAGAAACGTCCTCATCCTCTCCAGTAATATGTTCATCTTCAGAAACGTCATCATTAAATGTGTTCTTTGATGCATGACCAACCAATTTTAACCGTTTTCCGGCAGCTAACACTTTTGCAACTCGCTTCAAATGAACCTGAAGGGCTGGTGTATTATGCAATTCAATTTGCTGCCAAATTTGTTCATCATCAAAGTTCTCTATTGTCAGTTCCTTTAATGGTCCAGTTTGAATGTCCTCCGGttcattttgtttacacagttcaaataattgttttgtcagATTTGTAAAAATTGAATGATTCTTTTCATGATATCTGTAAAAAATAATCAGTCGCACCCCAATTATAAGTTAAAAACACTAGGCTTACTACTCTACTTATATCCTGGgctttattaataataaatattgtacgTCCGTTAAATCTTTTTTAGGACTGtagggtgggcttcttttcaagaagATGGGGTACTTTTTTTTAAGATTACTTTTGCTAACTCTAAAGAGGGTGGCTTCTTTTTAAAGTGACTGCTATATATTAATGAGTGTAAATTTTTTTTGACATCTACTgcaaattataggcctacattagctTTCAAGGTAATTCAAGGTAATTTAATGAAGCACGGTTACACGGTGAAATAATTAGACCCAACGTATCTTTCACTtggttaatatattattaaggGACGGGCCCAAACGACCAAACATCCAGTCACCATACAATATTTTGGCATTTGCTGGTGGTTGCGATACTCTACtggataggcctacaatttaagACGCTACTATTTAGCTAGCATAACAAATAATaccataaattatattttcacatacGCTACAAACTGTTCTGGTTTTGACGTTGCAGCATTAAATACGTTAGCAATACTTTGAAGTTCATTATTTAAAGCCATTCTGTGTTTTTTTCTGACAACGTTCTCATACTCTCTGGAAACACATGTGTTTTGTGTGTGTTGAAAAAACATGTTCcccgccctctatagtttaagCAATCGTGATGACGTTTTACAGGCTGCTGCATAAATCCATGACGTGTTCACGTGGGGCCGAATTACCGAAAGAAAATTCTCTTTCGCAACGAGTCCTCCGTGGACTATAAGGTATATTTTTGTGTTCGTGAAAATATCCAAAACCAATCATGGTAAGTTCCTtttctgttatattttttgacatatataataatgaatgatttTTCTAATCAACTAttaacttatttaaaaaaaatgttaaatgattTGTATGATTTCAATGGAtataattttcagaaaatctATCTTCCGGTGTTCCATATTTGTAAGGGATCGATATATTGCACAATCGACGTGTAAGGGGTGGACTTTCAATGATAATAACTAGGTCTacaaataaataggcctaggcctactgtaattcaACTTATACCagttactttattttaaaaaaaaaacaaaataattaatttgaagaGAAAATATCGATGAAATTTATTGAATTTCAAGTGTTCCAATATGTCTgtaaaaattagtaaaattaaaacccCTTTGTTTTCCAAATTGTTAACACTTTGGCACTTTTAGAAGCCTAAAACTGGGTTTAGGGGTCTATATGTATGATTATTATagactattatattatagtaaaagGTCCTATATTTATAAAAGTAGAAGATTTTAGGTCGATATAGGTTTGGTTGTTTAAACAAGACCTTAAAACTGATTATACTTaagaaaatctaaataaaatgcaatatgtCCTTTACAGGTTAACTTTACAGTCGATCAGATCCGTGCGATCATGGACAAAAAGGATAACATCCGTAACATGTCTGTCATTGCTCATGTTGACCACGGCAAGTCTACATTGACTGACTCTCTTGTCAGTAAGGCTGGAATCATTGCCGGCGCTCGTGCCGGTGAGACCAGGTTCACAGATACACGCAAGGATGAACAGGACCGTTGCATCACAATCAAATCAACGTAAGATTTGAGTggcaatttaatatatttttcagcTTATGATCTTAATGTTTATTAGTTGTCTAGCATTTTTCAAATTTAAGTTTTATTTCACTCAacataaaaaaagtataaattaaataatatttttacaatgCATTGTACAAGCAAGAACAACTTTAAGGGATGTTGGAGTAAAGCTGAACTACAGAGTTTTTGTTACAAAAGGGTACATCTTTTTGCTAACTGGATTTAAATTAGGCCCTCCCCTATGGACACATGAATGAGTCAGCAGTTTTTAAATAGTGTACAAAGTTCGTTAATTTGCACtgtacaaaacaattgtaatttgtcaaaaatatataaaatatcatttcattaatgcaatatatatttgattaaaacaaagtacacattaaaatgacacaataaattaaaaaaactatataccgtatatttcggtgtataagtcgcacctgtgtataagacgcacccccaactgagagtaaaatatcggtattttttatatcgtcgatgtataagacgcaccttatatttcatcaaaacaatgtttttttaaattgtaatcaatattattgtaataatatattttgttatatctacaacggcgtcctttatttagttctttctaacttgttattcatgagtttcgccgcaacatcgagtgcatgaccgtgtgtgtaacacgcacgtgtgtgggctagcctcgctcgatcatttcgagagggcgcacgttttcacggacaatcgtattcgattagtatctatgtatccgagaagtgtgtacgctaggtccatgctataatcacctggagaatatactagtcgaataccgtacaccatgtgccaccaaaagaagggcttgcgcttggggtacggcgatcgtgcgtataactactgtataaataaatactattccaatcgtacaacgtaaacgtttacaaatgaaattttatcggagcgccataatgaacaaatcttttcatcatatttagtataacatcatgctaaaatgacttgaaaactaggcctaggcagaagcaggttgccgttacgttagttagttactgtagctaggcctagcaaacgaggtgacgatagcctacctaggcctatgtacaatctgtgtggtgaggtatttatgttcggtgtataagacgcacccttaatttagaggtcaaatttgcgtgtcaaaagtgcgacttatacaccgaaatatacggtatcaTTTAAAGTCGAATCAGttacatgattttaaaaaacaatatatctACCTAACTCAAATAAACTGACTATCATATAGCCGCTTTGGTTAGGGACTGGTTCGACCATAGTTGAACAATTGTAAAGTCtgtttatataactttaaaaaatgacCATCTTTTAAGAGATAGTAAGGAGTCTTctgtcaataaataaaatacatatgaacaataaaaaaaacatgagcaaacaaaaagaaaagaatataTAAAATTGTCATCATAATTATGGAATGATGGAATGGTTATCTTTCCAAAATACTAGATTTTTATGCTTGCAATACAAATACCTAGATACAGACATTTCATCTTTTTCTTGTTGACACAGTGCAATTTCTCTCTACTATGAATTGAGAGATCAGGATCTTCAATACATCACTCAAGCCAAAAACGGTAATGGATTTTTGATCAACTTGATTGATTCGCCAGGCCACGTCGATTTCTCATCTGAAGTAACTGCTGCACTCCGTGTCACTGATGGCGCACTCGTTGTTGTTGATTGTGTCAGTGGTAAGTGTATTCCATTTTCATTCAGGACAATACCCGACTCCATTTTACCTCTTCACACGAaagagcggtaacggtaataaaaatatagaatgaCTTATGATCATGAACACATAACATGGAGGGGATgggcggtttccgctcaggatagataatGACtatatgtgggacaagctacatgATTTTCCGCTTGCTACTTACTCGTCTATGTAAAAGGCATTTCTGTGACTATGATTTATAGATTAACTTCaaatattacagaaaaaaaagatttgtACGCTGTGTGTATAGACATCAGCTATGTCATGCTTTAGGCACTTTACCTACACAGTGAGCGAAACTTTGATCATAGGGAATAATGTTTTgacgtgaggtaatttcccgattgatcgtaatcaaaacggtctTATTTATGTAGGTGTATGTGTACAGACCGAGACTGTCCTCCGTCAAGCTATCAGCGAACGTATTAAGCCAGTTGTGTTCATGAACAAGATGGACCGTGCTTTGCTGGAACTGCAGTTGGAGATGGAGGATCTCTACCAAACCTTCCAACGTATTGTTGAGAGCGTTAATGTAATCATTGCTACATACAGTGACGAAGATGGCCCAATGGGTAACATCCAGGTTGATACCTCCAAGGGTACAGTTGGATTTGGATCTGGACTTCACGGTTGGGCGTTTACACTCAAGCAGTTCGCCGAGATATACAGCAGCAAATTTAAGATCGAACCACAGAAGTTGATGAAACGTCTCTGGGGTGACCAGTACTTCAACCCTAAAGAAAAGAAATGGAACAAAGTGGGAGGTGACGGATATGTACGTGGATTCAACATGTTCGTTTTGGATCCAATTTACAAGgtgggtatttttttttataactccATTGAGCATTGGTACGTGCGCTATAGAAATCTATATTATTAAAGTAAAGAACAAAGCTTGCGCTTGTTATTTGAAGCTGCTAGACGAATACTGTACCTATGTGATAATtgttaagctatgtctacactatatgacaaaaaaaaagtgatgtgtccatatacggacacgatgacatcatatcactaccatatttggggatatcactacaATAATTGGtgttatcactaccatatttgggtacatcacacttttttatacTTGTGTTTTCAGATGTTTGATGCCATCATGAACTTCAAGAAGGATATTACAGCTAATCTGCTAGAAAAGCTTAACATTAAGCTGACCTCAGATGACAAAGAACTTGAAGGAAAACCTTTACTGAAGGTAAATATGTTCATTTACTTAACGGTTGTTttctaataaaaatatgaaaagacGAGCCagcatttttgaaaaaaaaaaaaaaaaatttggattaataattttttatatatgttATACCTAGGCTGTGATGAGAAAATGGCTGCCAGCTGGTGATGCTCTACTTCAGATGATAACCATCCATCTGCCATCACCTGTCACTGCTCAAAGGTACCGAATGGAACTCCTTTACGAAGGACCACACGATGATCCTGCTGCTCTTGGTATCAAGAACTGCAACGCTGATGCACCACTCATGATGTACATCTCCAAGATGGTACCAACATCCGACAGAGGACGATTCTACGCTTTCGGTCGTGTTTTCTCCGGCACTGTAGCCACAGGCCAGAAGTGCAGGCTTATGGGACCCAATTATGTACAAGGCAAAAAGGAGGATTTGTATTTGAAACCAATCCAGAGGTAAGCATTCTTGCTATGTCTACTCCCTTACACCCGACTTCTACTACTAGCCTCCTTCTTAGGTATGGCTAGCCTAGTAGTAAGTTGGAGTAGAAAGGTGGTAGTGTCGTGATGGTATACATGACTTAACCCCACACAAAAACTTCTTGTATATTGTacaaaaatgcacatttttCCGTATACATCTACAAACATAAAggacaaattaaaaattgtattctCTTTCAATTGATAGAACTATTTTGATGATGGGACGTTACATCGAGCCTATTGAGGACGTACCATGTGGTAACATTGTTGGTCTCGTTGGTGTTGATCAATATCTTGTCAAGACTGGTACTATTTCAACTTATGAAAAAGCTCATAACTTGAAGGTAAGTTTGCAATAGTTTACCTTTCAAGTAAAACTTCAAAAGCCATGATTTTTCTTACCATAAAGGTCATTGAAAGTCATGAAAATAAACTCTTAAGAAAGGGTTTGTACTCGTGTGTTTATAacgtttaaaaaatgtatgcgttatagataatatattcatatatattaACCCAATAAGGTTGCTTGCTCGGTCCTGTTGAATTGtttgatataattattgatgtttgattattattattttaagcaatTTCAACTATGCCCATATACTTTCCatagtataatttaaattattcattgCGTCTCCTGATGTCCAGGTTATGAAATTTAGTGTGAGCCCTGTTGTACGTGTTGCTGTTGAGGTGAAGAATCCATCTGATTTACCAAAGCTCGTCGAAGGCCTGAAGCGACTATCAAAATCTGATCCTATGGTACAATGTTCAATTGAAGAATCTGGAGAACACATTGTTGCAGGTGCTGGAGAGCTCCATCTGGAGATCTGCCTCAAGGATCTGGAAGAAGATCATGCTTGCATTCCTCTCAAGAAATCTGACCCTGTAGTCTCGTACAGAGAAACAGTCAGTGCCGAGTCCGACAGAATGTGTTTGTCTAAATCACCTAACAAGCACAATCGTCTATTTATGAAATGCGTCAACATGCCCGATGGTTTGCCAGAAGCTATTGATAACGTAAGTATTCACAATTTCATATCCATGCAAACCATCAGAACAACATACTGTAGAtgataatcataaataatattaatcatatataataatattaataaacattaagcgctgtttaaataatgtacggtttattattcatttatggTTTTCAATATGTATATAATCTTTCTCAGGGTGACGTTACGCCAAGGACTGACCCAAAAACCAGAGCTAGATTTCTAgctgatacatttgagtacgatGCCACTGAATCGCGTAAAATCTGGGCTTTTGGACCCGACGGAACTGGACCAAATTTGGTCATTGATGTGACAAAAGGTGTGCAATACCTGAACGAGATCAAAGACAGTGTTGTTGCTGGATTCAACTGGGCAACAAAAGAGGTAACATTTAagaataaacttattttaaattAGAATTTTAACAACTTTTACTCAAAAgctcaataaaataatttttggcAATTCTGATATTTGGCAACAGCTAAAACTATGTGATTATTGTTGAATTTCTTGAAAGGGAAAGGTGAAAACAATGTAAATTGTTGTACAGTTAAATTTTGATCCTGTCTATAAACAATCGTCCAGTCTATAAACAGTGGTCCCgtctataataacaataataataatattctggatttatatagcgcctaatattgtgaaacctctaaatgcttaacattattaccccagtcattttttttttggatcaaacacatatggaaacatactcccataatgcagctagtaatcggCGCAAAGGTGTGTCTTGATCAaaccgggttcccatttatacacctgggtgaagagaggcaaacataagtaaagtatcttgcctacggatacaagcaatgagTTTGATTCGAACCTCAATCTCACGATTAGCAGTcaaacgtccaacacactgcaccaCACACCCTAACAATATAAACATTGGACCTTTGTCGTTTTTTGTAATCCAGGGTGTACTATGTGAAGAGAATGTAAGAGGCGTACGATTTAACATTCATGATGTGACACTGCATACCGATGCTATTCATCGCGGAGGTGGACAAATCATTCCAACTGCTAGAAGAGTTCTTTATGCTTGTATGCTGACTGCCCAACCCAGAATATTGGAACCCGTCTACCAAGTAGAGATTCAGGTAAGCTTACTTCAGGTCTTGTGTATTGCTTTTATAGTCATCTTGTGTACTGCTAGCTATAAATGGGGTAGGGTGGGTGTCAAAAACATAAATGTGAGCGGGGAAAATGGATTCTTTGCTAAATTTAGGCTGTCCAGcactaattttatttaaaacaattctaATTCTGGCTACCCTGCTAACATTAAAAGCATTTTACAAAACATTgtgttaaatgttttaaattcatTTCCATTTCTAGTGCCCAGAAGCTGCCGTTGGAGGTATATATGGTGTATTGAACAGACGACGTGGTCATGTCCAATCTGAAACTCAGACCCCCGGAACACCTATGTTTGTTGTCAGAGCTCACTTGCCAGTCAACGAATCATTTGGTAAGTGGATAGTAACAGTGTTTGTTGTACTGATGAAtacatctaaagctctgtctatactatcgcattagtttgacaaaaaagtgtccAAAATATTGTGGTGAttacatcatgtccatatatgggcacatcacatttttttgtctcataaagtttgatagtgtagacagagcctaagatTTGTTTCAATGATTTACACACTCTATAGTTTAATCTTGCCCagtattataaacattttctgTGGCAATTTAACTAGAGTACAACCCCtacaaagtgtcccctgaatatggatGACTCCTGAATTGGGTGGTTGTTAAGACATCAGGATATCGGGCAAGCGCTGctgtggacaggaataaaagaaataaaacaagagACACAAGCTGGTGAATAGAGAGTGAAGATAtgtatatccaatctgcagatagtactgtttcgatcttattagatctcgtcagtgcagctcaggtttcgaaatgaaatgtactaTTCATTGACAAGTTtgttaaatatgttatattgCTTGTTTTTCTAGGATTCACTGCTGATTTGAGATCCAATACTGGTGGACAGGCATTCCCCCAGTGTGTGTTCGATCATTGGCAGATCCTTCCAGGTGATCCAACTGAAGCTGCCGGTAAGGCTGCCACCGTACTCCAAGGTATCCGAAAACGAAAGGGATTGCCAGAAGTACTGCCTTCACTCGACAAATACTACGACAAACTTTAAATCAACTCGTTTGGAAAAGATACGTGCTTTCcgttaaaaaaaagtatacttAATATAACCAGTGTTGGTTTATAATACAAtaagttattttaatatttactgATTTTGAGAAAAAGACAATCGTACTTGTGTTGTCTGTCTGAACGGATGCTTTTATGTTCTAAAAAAAAACTCACAATGAAAtatcaaaattcaaaatagaTTAAGTTAAAGCATTATGCACTTAagtgaaaaaaaagaaagtgttctattctataaaaaaaaggaataaaataaccataatattaataaaggtCAGGTACAAAGAATTATGTCTCttggtttgtttatttttattataataaaatacataaagtCTGGTTGATATTGTATTTATCAAAATCACTATCGTCTATCTTGGGGACTTTATCTTGATGTAATTTGTATAAGCCATAAAAATGCAATATTACAGTACATGTATGAATGGATAGAATATTGTCATGATTTGTAAGTTTGATTTAATAAGCAACAAATGAAATTATTCTATCTATTTCATGAATGCATTATTGGCAGTGATGACAATTTATTTCAATCTTTTGTTTACAAAAGTTGTGAAATCTAGATATGCTTTCACAGTTCTTCTATGAATGCAGATGACTAGTTTGGAGAGAAGAGTGTTTGGTTTAATGTTCTCCTAAAAACTACGCCCAATGCTATTCAAGACGACTCGCtgataattcttttttttaaattcaagttcTCACGAACTCTGTTAATGAAGGAtcgggaccaacaggtggtgtgtttgtgtggactagtacccCTACTCGAGAAAAATGTActagtgcacatgagctatgtgtacactgaacctatcgtttatagtccttatccgagaagactcgttttaccaccagaaccatggagcgattGTACCATTGCccatgttatggctacgtaattacggttccactgtcttaacctcTCGACCACTCGCTCGCTCATACACAGTACCATGCTGCCATCAATCAAGATATCTATAAACTACCTCGCATTCCTTTACAACATTACAGAGAGATTGCAGGAAGGCAACAAAAACGTACAATATTATACtgagtttcttttttttaaagtgtttatTCACCTAATGAACAATATTACAGTAGGGTTGCAATTTAAGTTATATAGCCCATTTTGAATGACGTTAATTCTGATTGTACAAGCCACAGAATACATGAAAATGGTTTGTGTTCACTGATTAAAgccataattaatatttaccaAACAAACTTAAAATAATTTGACCTAAATTCTGTCATGCAAACTGTTTAAAGTTgctatatacagtacttacatATTTTTGACATACTAAACATATAAACTGTGTTTACATTATTACAACACAGAAAGTATGTCATGGCTGTGTTTACACTGGACATTTGGTTGTCCACTTTGCTGTTTAAGGAAAATAGTCTGAAtctgtattttataaatatatatatactgtatacaaaattaaacagCAATAAACACCACAGCAAACCTTAAGGGGTTTCTTACTTGATTTTACATTACACTACCATGACTATTATTGAATAGTTACTTGAGAAAATACCAAGTATGCCTTGTACGATAAACATCCATCActtttaattaagttaaataGTCCGCCCTCTGTTGCTATATGCCAAGTATTTTGGTCAGttttttaataatagtttaaaaatgGTCACATTTTTTACACATATATTCTGGAAATTCCTTTTACTCTATCCCTCTAGAAAAACATGGCAAACACATTTCAGTTTGAATAGACCACCAATACAATTGTTGTTTATCCAGACAATACTACACCCTCACTTAGCTAGTAACAGGCCTAATACTTAATGAAAATAGTACAACTGACCATTTATTTAATTCTTAAGGCTAAATTTAAGCACATtttcatttgcatattttgATATGGAATAAAATTGATGGGATGTTGATGAGTTGTCTGTTTGGAGGGGTGAACTAACTTCTTCTCCAGCACAGTTCAAATGAATAGTACGATAAGACATCACACTGCTCAAAACAAATGtgaaaataatgcatataaattttgatagtttCAAAATGGTAAATAGAAAGCATGAATTGAatcttttttattcatttcatttatatagcgcttttccaAAAGATCAAAGCGctttaacatacaaaaatgCAATGAGTTActgtaaatcttctaatagtaacccacactctaataacaaccccccttctaatagtaacccacctttataagtcaatctataataataacccactactgaTATAGTAACCCATGGGGGTTACTATGAAGACTGGTCGTTTgtgatgcagccgtattttgaaaataaaggagataatgcatgttgatctcgggagtaGGGGAGGATTAaatgtttttgagtttataaaataaagttggaacaaatttgtttattcgtacagtttattattttgctatgagtaactgaccggaaaagttggggtgggttactattttcaggtgcctaatttaagattagtaatagtaacccattactctaatagtaaccatacccccccccccccacccacttctaatagtaacccaccctaaaaaacaatcaaagaataataaccccgggttacaattagaagatttacggtaccTTCTTAGGTTTGTTAATTTCACATCACAGGTTCAAATTTCGTAAAAGTATTATTACGAGAGGTCAGCGACAAAACATGACCTGCAGGTTGATCCAACTGATAGGATTGTTTATTGTGTGGCACAGACATGCAAATTAGCAATCATATTGCTTAAAATCGTATGCAtgttgaattaattaaatattctaAAGCATTATACATATCAGTTGGATTAGCCCAGATAGATCTCTTCACATGTATAGGAACACACACTGTACACGATTAAATAATTTCtcaattttgtgaatttttgtGAATCAGTTTGTGAATACAGTTTAAAACaactgaaataaaaagataacaTTAAGTACTACAACTTAAATCTAATCataaatttaaagtaataaatcTTTGGTATCAAATAATGatgacaccaacaaaatataattaagaaatatataaaacaataccaaatttgcataaaagtataaaacattgttgacaacaaaaacaatatagAACTTACAgcaattgtttaaaatgtagATAATACTTTTTTCGGAAAtaccaattaaatcaatcgaaATGATTatttggtcagatgttttttCTTACTCTTAAGTAATTGTATTGTGTATTCATACATTGAAAACACCAACCATGGTAATGTATTTCCAGGGAAgagtaaattgtaatttatttatggtATTTCTGAAAGCCAAAATACTAACATTTTTTCTGagattttacagtaatttacaATGCCccaataaatctataataattatttaaaaaaaagtactcATCATATTTTATAAGAATCTGATTTCAAGTTTGAACCAAATATCATTTCAATAATACAGCATTTTCCCAAGCAGATTTAACGTAAATCTAATAAACTGTACAAATGTATCAATTTTAATCATAATTTGAActtatatctttaaatataaatgtctaTTTATAGTTCTTTCCATCAAGAAAATAGTGTGTTATGTCTTATTGTATCCACCGTGAATGCCTTGAATCATCCTTGTATTATGACAAAATCACTTCCAAAATCTATGATCTGTACTATGACAAATATT contains:
- the LOC140051117 gene encoding U3 small nucleolar ribonucleoprotein protein MPP10-like isoform X2, with translation MALNNELQSIANVFNAATSKPEQFVAYHEKNHSIFTNLTKQLFELCKQNEPEDIQTGPLKELTIENFDDEQIWQQIELHNTPALQVHLKRVAKVLAAGKRLKLVGHASKNTFNDDVSEDEHITGEDEDVSEGGDITGEDEEELESINEEDEEFIDSEEELLDNKLKELQEVEHDDEDELDFDIVEASTSTRKSKKKNLKQQMKIKVTPSIVDDQFFKLSQMEKFLEIEDAKEARKHKIEDDEEDDSEDVDYWEDIPSDDEDEEGSLDLDNEPNIQSARELHYKDYFKDDENGDEDEKEGEEDEEDELEEEEEEEENWGTNLEDEDETEIYFKQNRKKTVKNDDEDDDSDGEDIKDILGSSKEDKGLSGHERRQQKLRQKIAEVEKANLSEKPWQMSGETTALKRPENSLLAEDIQFDVTTNPAPIITEETTQTLEELITQRIKDKAWDDVERKVKPKEEAYEFKKRVTLDQEKSKSSLSAIYEEEYLKQTREKKEEENKEHVEIRKMMQSLFVKLDALSNFHYIPKPPLPEIKIVHNIPSISLEDVAPVTVNDSDLLAPEELKMKVGSGEIKSKEEMSETDKKRSRRKKKLRQHIKALSKQKRLQEKINAGKVDQLSQKASMEELQKKAKGFSKTTKIVKDKSGNKSSN
- the LOC140051809 gene encoding elongation factor 2b-like; amino-acid sequence: MVNFTVDQIRAIMDKKDNIRNMSVIAHVDHGKSTLTDSLVSKAGIIAGARAGETRFTDTRKDEQDRCITIKSTAISLYYELRDQDLQYITQAKNGNGFLINLIDSPGHVDFSSEVTAALRVTDGALVVVDCVSGVCVQTETVLRQAISERIKPVVFMNKMDRALLELQLEMEDLYQTFQRIVESVNVIIATYSDEDGPMGNIQVDTSKGTVGFGSGLHGWAFTLKQFAEIYSSKFKIEPQKLMKRLWGDQYFNPKEKKWNKVGGDGYVRGFNMFVLDPIYKMFDAIMNFKKDITANLLEKLNIKLTSDDKELEGKPLLKAVMRKWLPAGDALLQMITIHLPSPVTAQRYRMELLYEGPHDDPAALGIKNCNADAPLMMYISKMVPTSDRGRFYAFGRVFSGTVATGQKCRLMGPNYVQGKKEDLYLKPIQRTILMMGRYIEPIEDVPCGNIVGLVGVDQYLVKTGTISTYEKAHNLKVMKFSVSPVVRVAVEVKNPSDLPKLVEGLKRLSKSDPMVQCSIEESGEHIVAGAGELHLEICLKDLEEDHACIPLKKSDPVVSYRETVSAESDRMCLSKSPNKHNRLFMKCVNMPDGLPEAIDNGDVTPRTDPKTRARFLADTFEYDATESRKIWAFGPDGTGPNLVIDVTKGVQYLNEIKDSVVAGFNWATKEGVLCEENVRGVRFNIHDVTLHTDAIHRGGGQIIPTARRVLYACMLTAQPRILEPVYQVEIQCPEAAVGGIYGVLNRRRGHVQSETQTPGTPMFVVRAHLPVNESFGFTADLRSNTGGQAFPQCVFDHWQILPGDPTEAAGKAATVLQGIRKRKGLPEVLPSLDKYYDKL